The segment GGTCAGCGGCGACACCGTCGGGCTGGCGTTCCCCGCGAAGAGCGGGCAGGCGTGGGACTCGGAGATCGTCGACGCCGATCTCGCGACGATCGTCCGGAGCCTCAAGCGACGCGGAGGGAGGGCTCGGCTGCTCGCCTCGCGGGAGCGCCCGGGCGGCTCCTGGAGCCCGATCCACGCCGCCGACATCAACGCCTACGTCCACGAGCGCACCGGGGGCGAGTTCACGGCGAAGGACTTCCGCACGCTGCACGGGACGGTCGCCGCCGCGGTCAGTCTCGCGAAGGCCGGTCCTGCCGCCTCGAAGACGACCCGGCAGCGCGCGCTCGCCCAGGCCATGCGTGACGCTTCGGCCGTGCTGGGCAACACCCCCGCGATCGCGAAGAAGAGCTACGTGGACCCCCGCCTCGTCGACGCCTACGCCGCCGGGGAGACCATCGACCCGTCGAGGCTCGCGTCCGCCGAGACCGAGGTGCGGGCCCTGCTGTTCCGCGGGGTGTCCGAAGTCCCGTAACGTGGACTGTCGTGCGCGCTACCCCCTCGGCGCACGCGAAAGGACCACCCTGTGACCGAGTGCATCCACGGTTTGGATGAAGCCCTCTGCGACATCTGCTCGCCCCGGAAGGCTCCGGAGGTGCAGGAGGCCCCGACGACGTCGCGGGCACGACCCGCCGCCGCGAAGAAGACGACCCCCCGCGCCCCCGCGCGCGTTCCCGGCGCCAAGCGGGTGGTCGCCGAGCAGCCCCTGCCCGACGTCGACCTCGGCTCGATGCGTGCGCACCACTGGACCCACGTGTCCAACCTCGAGCTGATCCTGGCCGACGGTCGCCTCTCGGCCGAGGCGGTCCCCGAGCTCGACGCGAGCTCGCCCGAGGCGCGCGAG is part of the Frondihabitans sp. 762G35 genome and harbors:
- a CDS encoding DNA topoisomerase IB, with the translated sequence MPRLRRSDAAHPGLTRSRSGKGFTYRDAEGRTVTNPELRARIETLAIPPAWTDVWIAPYPNGHIQATGVDGAGRRQYVYHPTWREQKDRIKFDRALALAESLPTARRFVTMDLRRDEPDRARVLAAAFRMLDTGSLRVGSERYAAEHGSHGLSTLLCAHATVSGDTVGLAFPAKSGQAWDSEIVDADLATIVRSLKRRGGRARLLASRERPGGSWSPIHAADINAYVHERTGGEFTAKDFRTLHGTVAAAVSLAKAGPAASKTTRQRALAQAMRDASAVLGNTPAIAKKSYVDPRLVDAYAAGETIDPSRLASAETEVRALLFRGVSEVP